Proteins encoded within one genomic window of Camelina sativa cultivar DH55 chromosome 19, Cs, whole genome shotgun sequence:
- the LOC104767166 gene encoding elongation factor 1-delta 2-like: MVAFPNLSSDAGLKKLDEHLLTRSYITGYQASKDDITVFTALSKPPTSEYVNVSRWFHHIDALLRISGVSAEGSGVVVEGQSPITEEAVATPPAAESKAAAEEEEDDDVDLFGEETEEEKKAAEERAASVKASTKKKESGKSSVLIDIKPWDDETDMKKLEEAVRSIQMEGLFWGASKLVPVGYGIKKLQIMCTIVDDLVSIDTMIEEQLTVEPINEYVQSCDIVAFNKI; encoded by the exons ATGGTGGCCTTCCCCAACCTTAGCTCTGACGCTGGATTGAAGAAGCTCGATGAGCATCTTCTCACTCGCAGTTACATCACTGG GTACCAAGCCTCAAAGGATGATATCACTGTCTTTACAGCTCTTTCAAAGCCCCCAACTTCAGAGTATGTCAATGTATCTCGTTGGTTCCACCACATCGATGCCCTCTTGAGGATTTC TGGTGTCTCTGCTGAAGGAAgtggtgttgttgttgagggACAATCACCTATCACAGAAGAGGCCGTTGCTACTCCCCCTGCAGCTGAGTCTAAG GCTgctgctgaagaagaagaagatgatgatgttgaccTTTTCGGGGAGGAGacagaagaggaaaagaaagctGCTGAAGAGAGAGCAGCTTCTGTGAAGGCATctacgaagaagaaggaat CTGGAAAGTCATCAGTGTTGATTGATATCAAGCCGTGGGATGATGAGACTGATATGAAGAAGCTAGAGGAAGCTGTAAGATCCATTCAGATGGAAGGATTGTTTTGGGGAGCATCAAAGCTTGTCCCAGTTGGTTACGGTATCAAGAAGTTGCAGATCATGTGCACCATTGTTGATGACCTTGTGTCTATTGACACCATGATCGAAGAGCAACTCACCGTTGAACCTATCAATGAATATGTCCAGAGCTGTGACATTGTTGCCTTCAACAAGATAT GA
- the LOC104768203 gene encoding cytochrome P450 84A1-like gives MESLLSQTQVIYPTTMALLITVSLLVLVYLIPRWRNPLYPPGPKGLPIIGNMLMMDQLSHHGLAKLAETYGGLFHLRMGFRHVFAITSPDLARQVLQVQDISFSNRPVTIAINYLTYDLADMAFAPYGPFWRQMRKVCVMKVFSRRRAESWASVRDEVNNMVRSLSSNVGKPVNVGELIFTLTRNITYRAAFGAACETEQDEFIRILQEFSKLFGAFNVADFIPFLGWFDLHGINKRLVKARNDLDGFIDEVIDEHMKKRETVNDDEDTDMVDDLLAFYSEEENLVSKDSSTNRNKSSVKLTRDNIKALVMDVMFGGTETMASGIEWALTELLRNPDELNRLQQELAEVVGLDQRVDEMHLEKLTFLKCTLKETMRLHPPIPLILHEAIEDTKLQGFSVPKGSRLIINAFAIARDPKLWVEPEAFKPSRFMEPGMPDFMGTNFEFIPFESGRRSCPGMQLGLYAMEVAVANIIHSFTWQLPDGMTPSELDMSDVMGLTAPRATRLIAVPNMRLTCLYN, from the exons ATGGAGTCTCTATTATCGCAAACACAAGTAATATATCCCACAACGATGGCTCTTCTCATCACCGTCTCTCTTCTCGTCCTAGTTTACCTCATCCCGCGATGGCGTAACCCGCTCTACCCTCCAGGTCCGAAAGGTCTTCCCATAATTGGAAACATGCTCATGATGGACCAACTTTCACACCATGGTCTAGCCAAGCTGGCCGAAACATACGGGGGCTTGTTCCACCTAAGAATGGGATTTCGTCACGTGTTTGCCATCACATCACCTGACCTGGCCCGACAAGTTCTTCAAGTCCAAGACATCAGCTTCTCAAATCGGCCCGTGACAATAGCCATAAATTACTTAACTTACGACTTAGCTGACATGGCTTTTGCTCCTTACGGACCTTTTTGGAGACAAATGAGGAAAGTATGCGTCATGAAGGTGTTTAGCCGTAGACGAGCTGAGTCATGGGCCTCGGTCCGCGACGAAGTAAATAATATGGTCCGGTCTTTGTCTAGCAACGTCGGAAAACCCGTAAACGTTGGAGAGCTCATTTTTACGTTGACAAGAAACATAACGTACCGAGCCGCGTTTGGTGCCGCATGCGAGACGGAACAAGACGAGTTCATAAGGATCTTGCAAGAGTTCTCAAAGCTATTTGGAGCATTCAACGTCGCAGACTTCATACCGTTCTTAGGTTGGTTCGATCTGCACGGGATAAACAAGAGGCTCGTGAAGGCCCGTAACGATCTCGACGGGTTCATTGATGAAGTTATCGATGAGCATATGAAGAAGAGGGAGACTGTAAACGATGATGAAGATACCGATATGGTGGATGATCTACTTGCGTTTTACAGCGAAGAAGAAAATTTAGTGAGCAAGGATTCATCAACTAATCGTAACAAGAGCTCCGTAAAACTTACACGTGATAATATCAAAGCGCTCGTCATG GATGTTATGTTTGGAGGAACGGAGACAATGGCGTCGGGGATAGAGTGGGCCTTGACGGAGCTCTTACGTAACCCAGACGAACTCAATCGGCTCCAACAAGAACTTGCCGAAGTCGTGGGTCTTGACCAGCGCGTGGATGAGATGCACCTCGAGAAACTAACTTTCCTCAAATGCACACTCAAAGAAACCATGAGGCTCCACCCACCGATCCCACTCATCCTCCACGAGGCCATTGAGGACACGAAGCTCCAAGGCTTCTCTGTGCCCAAAGGCTCGCGATTGATTATCAACGCATTCGCCATCGCGCGTGACCCGAAACTATGGGTTGAACCTGAAGCGTTTAAGCCTTCGAGGTTTATGGAACCGGGTATGCCTGATTTCATGGGGACTAACTTTGAGTTTATACCGTTCGAGTCAGGTCGGAGATCGTGTCCGGGGATGCAGCTTGGGCTTTACGCAATGGAGGTCGCTGTGGCTAACATCATTCACAGTTTCACGTGGCAGTTGCCTGATGGGATGACACCGAGTGAGCTTGACATGAGCGACGTCATGGGTCTCACCGCTCCCAGAGCCACACGCCTCATTGCGGTGCCTAACATGCGCCTCACTTGCCTTTACAACTAA
- the LOC104767165 gene encoding uncharacterized protein LOC104767165 isoform X2 gives MFSNIFNILDKCRLQFFIHLENETNSIWICKVFFVVSSISFVVDLVVEATSNMTPSQRYAASALFAIALNQAQISQTKPLGIPATTDHDGDDGESENRRESISSDGDIPISDDADLWVHEVSGLLRPVFRCLQIDSSAWHGLEKIAASSQAKDHIGAFVKLLSEDVSNDDDDSSEMVEKETALAKAAEAMDQNIRSSSVSVEAKMEKHVEFENECREKYSVPEAQSDAEVKETDSHGEDGKRDGVHKSGIVEQEKKPVEEVALLSHERKINVLYELLSACLADKYEENETCTRTRKGYDARHHVALRLLATWFDFQWIKMEAVETMSACSAMASQQSSGNKEEESLSPNSEWAKWKRGGIVGAAALTGGTLMAITGGLAAPAIAAGFGALAPTLGTIIPVIGASGFAAAAEAAGTVAGSVAVAASFGAAGAGLTETKMARRTGDIEEFEFKAIGENHNQGRLAVEILVAGFVLKEEDFVKPWEGLTSNLERYTVQWESKNIIAVSTAIQDWLTSRVAMELMRQGAMHTVLNSLLVAMVWPATLLVAADFIDSKRSIAIDRSDKAGKLLAEALRKGLQGNRPALVGFSLGARVVFKCLQTLAETEKNAEIVERVVLLGAPISIKNENWRDVRKMVAGRFINVYATNDWTLGVAFRASWNPTGLYPRDRGCGCNRYGRRSLILPMENSTNPGKTRTRQLLPRLSKHSLTEPDICY, from the exons atgttTTCAAATATCTTTAATATCCTTGACAAGTGTAGGCTCCAGTTTTTTATCCACTTAGAAAATGAGACGAACTCAATTTGgatttgtaaagttttttttgtggtttcttCGATTTCGTTTGTTGTTGATCTAGTGGTGGAAGCTACGTCGAATATGACGCCGTCGCAGAGATACGCGGCGAGCGCATTGTTTGCGATCGCGCTTAACCAAGCGCAGATCAGCCAGACTAAGCCACTCGGAATCCCTGCCACCACAGACCACGACGGAGACGACGGAGAGTCTGAGAATCGTCGAGAGTCAATCAGCAGCGACGGTGATATTCCTATCTCCGACGACGCGGATCTATGGGTCCACGAAGTTTCCGGCCTCCTCCGACCCGTTTTCAG ATGTCTTCAGATTGATTCATCAGCTTGGCATGGCCTTGAGAAGATAGCTGCTTCTTCTCAGGCTAAGGACCACATCGGTGCG TTCGTCAAGTTACTCTCAGAGGATGTgagtaatgatgatgatgattctagTGAAATGGTGGAGAAAGAGACCGCTTTAGCTAAAGCTGCTGAAGCTATGGATCAAAACATTCGAAGCAGCTCTGTATCTGTGGAGGCTAAGATGGAGAAACATGTTGAATTCGAAAACGAATGCCGTGAGAAGTATTCTGTTCCCGAGGCGCAGTCTGACGCTGAGGTTAAGGAAACAGATAGTCATGGAGAGGATGGAAAGAGAGATGGAGTCCACAAATCTGGGATTGTTGAACAAGAGAAGAAACCTGTTGAGGAAGTAGCGTTGCTTAGTCATGAGAGGAAGATTAATGTGCTTTACGAGCTTCTTTCTGCTTGCTTGGCTGATAAATATGAGGAGAATGAGACATGTACAAGGACTAGGAAAGGCTATGATGCTCGTCATCATGTTGCTCTGCGGTTACTTGCGACTTGGTTTGACTTTCAGTGGATTAAAATG GAAGCAGTTGAAACAATGTCTGCATGCTCTGCCATGGCATCGCAACAGTCAAGTGGAAATAAGGAAGAAGAGTCTCTGTCACCAAATAGTGAATGGGCTAAATGGAAGCGTGGAGGCATTGTTGGAGCGGCTGCTTTAACAGGGGGGACTTTGATGGCCATCACTGGTG GATTGGCTGCTCCAGCAATTGCTGCAGGGTTCGGTGCATTGGCACCAACACTAGGCACGATCATTCCTGTAATTGGAGCCAGTGGGTTTGCTGCAGCTGCTGAGGCTGCCGGAACTGTTGCTGGTTCTGTTGCTGTCGCAGCATCTTTTGGAG CTGCTGGAGCTGGCCTCACAGAGACTAAGATGGCTAGGAGAACTGGGGACATTGAGGAGTTTGAATTTAAAGCTATTGGAGAAAATCATAATCAAGGA CGATTAGCAGTGGAGATCTTAGTTGCTGGATTtgttttaaaggaagaagacTTTGTAAAACCATGGGAAGGGTTAACTAGCAACTTGGAAAG GTACACAGTGCAATGGGAATCCAAGAATATTATAGCAGTGAGCACTGCAATTCAGGATTGGCTTACTTCAA GAGTTGCTATGGAGTTGATGAGACAAGGTGCAATGCACACCGTACTAAACTCGCTTTTAGTAGCTATGGTATGGCCGGCAACACTCCTTGTAGCTGCTGATTTCATAGATAGTAAACGGAGTATTGCTATTGAcag GTCAGACAAAGCAGGAAAACTTCTGGCTGAAGCGCTTCGAAAAGGGTTGCAAGGAAATag ACCTGCTCTCGTTGGTTTTTCGCTTGGTGCACGTGTCGTCTTTAAGTGCCTCCAGACTCTGGCCGAGACTGAAAAGAATG CTGAAATTGTGGAAAGAGTTGTTCTTCTTGGAGCACCAATTTCAATCAAGAATGAGAACTGGCGGGACGTAAGAAAG ATGGTGGCTGGAAGATTCATTAATGTTTACGCCACAAATGATTGGACCCTCGGAGTTGCCTTCCGTGCAAG CTGGAATCCAACGGGTCTGTATCCCAGGGATCGAGGAT GTGGATGTAACAGATATGGTAGAAGGTCACTCATCTTACCTATGGAAAACTCAACAAATCCTGGAAAGACTCGAACTCGACAACTCTTACCCCGTCTTTCGAAACACTCTCTAACTGAGCCCGACATTTGTTATTAG
- the LOC104767165 gene encoding uncharacterized protein LOC104767165 isoform X1 yields the protein MFSNIFNILDKCRLQFFIHLENETNSIWICKVFFVVSSISFVVDLVVEATSNMTPSQRYAASALFAIALNQAQISQTKPLGIPATTDHDGDDGESENRRESISSDGDIPISDDADLWVHEVSGLLRPVFRCLQIDSSAWHGLEKIAASSQAKDHIGAFVKLLSEDVSNDDDDSSEMVEKETALAKAAEAMDQNIRSSSVSVEAKMEKHVEFENECREKYSVPEAQSDAEVKETDSHGEDGKRDGVHKSGIVEQEKKPVEEVALLSHERKINVLYELLSACLADKYEENETCTRTRKGYDARHHVALRLLATWFDFQWIKMEAVETMSACSAMASQQSSGNKEEESLSPNSEWAKWKRGGIVGAAALTGGTLMAITGGLAAPAIAAGFGALAPTLGTIIPVIGASGFAAAAEAAGTVAGSVAVAASFGAAGAGLTETKMARRTGDIEEFEFKAIGENHNQGRLAVEILVAGFVLKEEDFVKPWEGLTSNLERYTVQWESKNIIAVSTAIQDWLTSRVAMELMRQGAMHTVLNSLLVAMVWPATLLVAADFIDSKRSIAIDRSDKAGKLLAEALRKGLQGNRPALVGFSLGARVVFKCLQTLAETEKNAEIVERVVLLGAPISIKNENWRDVRKMVAGRFINVYATNDWTLGVAFRARISWNPTGLYPRDRGCGCNRYGRRSLILPMENSTNPGKTRTRQLLPRLSKHSLTEPDICY from the exons atgttTTCAAATATCTTTAATATCCTTGACAAGTGTAGGCTCCAGTTTTTTATCCACTTAGAAAATGAGACGAACTCAATTTGgatttgtaaagttttttttgtggtttcttCGATTTCGTTTGTTGTTGATCTAGTGGTGGAAGCTACGTCGAATATGACGCCGTCGCAGAGATACGCGGCGAGCGCATTGTTTGCGATCGCGCTTAACCAAGCGCAGATCAGCCAGACTAAGCCACTCGGAATCCCTGCCACCACAGACCACGACGGAGACGACGGAGAGTCTGAGAATCGTCGAGAGTCAATCAGCAGCGACGGTGATATTCCTATCTCCGACGACGCGGATCTATGGGTCCACGAAGTTTCCGGCCTCCTCCGACCCGTTTTCAG ATGTCTTCAGATTGATTCATCAGCTTGGCATGGCCTTGAGAAGATAGCTGCTTCTTCTCAGGCTAAGGACCACATCGGTGCG TTCGTCAAGTTACTCTCAGAGGATGTgagtaatgatgatgatgattctagTGAAATGGTGGAGAAAGAGACCGCTTTAGCTAAAGCTGCTGAAGCTATGGATCAAAACATTCGAAGCAGCTCTGTATCTGTGGAGGCTAAGATGGAGAAACATGTTGAATTCGAAAACGAATGCCGTGAGAAGTATTCTGTTCCCGAGGCGCAGTCTGACGCTGAGGTTAAGGAAACAGATAGTCATGGAGAGGATGGAAAGAGAGATGGAGTCCACAAATCTGGGATTGTTGAACAAGAGAAGAAACCTGTTGAGGAAGTAGCGTTGCTTAGTCATGAGAGGAAGATTAATGTGCTTTACGAGCTTCTTTCTGCTTGCTTGGCTGATAAATATGAGGAGAATGAGACATGTACAAGGACTAGGAAAGGCTATGATGCTCGTCATCATGTTGCTCTGCGGTTACTTGCGACTTGGTTTGACTTTCAGTGGATTAAAATG GAAGCAGTTGAAACAATGTCTGCATGCTCTGCCATGGCATCGCAACAGTCAAGTGGAAATAAGGAAGAAGAGTCTCTGTCACCAAATAGTGAATGGGCTAAATGGAAGCGTGGAGGCATTGTTGGAGCGGCTGCTTTAACAGGGGGGACTTTGATGGCCATCACTGGTG GATTGGCTGCTCCAGCAATTGCTGCAGGGTTCGGTGCATTGGCACCAACACTAGGCACGATCATTCCTGTAATTGGAGCCAGTGGGTTTGCTGCAGCTGCTGAGGCTGCCGGAACTGTTGCTGGTTCTGTTGCTGTCGCAGCATCTTTTGGAG CTGCTGGAGCTGGCCTCACAGAGACTAAGATGGCTAGGAGAACTGGGGACATTGAGGAGTTTGAATTTAAAGCTATTGGAGAAAATCATAATCAAGGA CGATTAGCAGTGGAGATCTTAGTTGCTGGATTtgttttaaaggaagaagacTTTGTAAAACCATGGGAAGGGTTAACTAGCAACTTGGAAAG GTACACAGTGCAATGGGAATCCAAGAATATTATAGCAGTGAGCACTGCAATTCAGGATTGGCTTACTTCAA GAGTTGCTATGGAGTTGATGAGACAAGGTGCAATGCACACCGTACTAAACTCGCTTTTAGTAGCTATGGTATGGCCGGCAACACTCCTTGTAGCTGCTGATTTCATAGATAGTAAACGGAGTATTGCTATTGAcag GTCAGACAAAGCAGGAAAACTTCTGGCTGAAGCGCTTCGAAAAGGGTTGCAAGGAAATag ACCTGCTCTCGTTGGTTTTTCGCTTGGTGCACGTGTCGTCTTTAAGTGCCTCCAGACTCTGGCCGAGACTGAAAAGAATG CTGAAATTGTGGAAAGAGTTGTTCTTCTTGGAGCACCAATTTCAATCAAGAATGAGAACTGGCGGGACGTAAGAAAG ATGGTGGCTGGAAGATTCATTAATGTTTACGCCACAAATGATTGGACCCTCGGAGTTGCCTTCCGTGCAAG GATTAGCTGGAATCCAACGGGTCTGTATCCCAGGGATCGAGGAT GTGGATGTAACAGATATGGTAGAAGGTCACTCATCTTACCTATGGAAAACTCAACAAATCCTGGAAAGACTCGAACTCGACAACTCTTACCCCGTCTTTCGAAACACTCTCTAACTGAGCCCGACATTTGTTATTAG
- the LOC104768205 gene encoding protein SHI RELATED SEQUENCE 4-like — MAGIGSSRNNEEDNQQKANWVWYRNTNNTSTSHHTNQIWQHPSLDLYPGQINVCDLTTSSRSLTISCQDCGNQAKKGCTHGRCRTCCKSHGLDCPTHVRSTWIPIAKRRERQQKIQTPTSNPITDGDRVGNIPNPYREIDQPATFNSSDIAPIIQEILFQNDENVYLM, encoded by the exons ATGGCTGGGATAGGGTCATCAAGAAACAACGAAGAAGACAATCAACAAAAGGCAAATTGGGTTTGGTACAGAAACACAAATAACACAAGCACGAGCCACCACACCAATCAGATATGGCAGCATCCAAGCCTCGATCTATATCCGGGTCAGATCAACGTCTGTGATTTGACCACGTCATCGAGATCCCTAACCATAAGCTGTCAAGACTGTGGAAACCAAGCCAAGAAAGGGTGCACGCACGGGCGGTGTAGAACTTGCTGCAAGAGCCACGGGCTCGACTGTCCCACTCACGTGAGGAGCACTTGGATCCCCATCGCCAAACGCCGTGAACGGCAGCAGAAGATACAGACGCCAACCTCCAACCCAATCACCGATGGAGACCGAGTTGGGAACATCCCGAATCCGTATAGAGAGATTGATCAACCGGCTACTTTTAACTCATCag aTATTGCACCTATAATCCAAGAAATTCTATTTCAAAATGATGAAAATGTttatttgatgtaa
- the LOC104767165 gene encoding transmembrane and coiled-coil domain-containing protein 4-like isoform X3: MFSNIFNILDKCRLQFFIHLENETNSIWICKVFFVVSSISFVVDLVVEATSNMTPSQRYAASALFAIALNQAQISQTKPLGIPATTDHDGDDGESENRRESISSDGDIPISDDADLWVHEVSGLLRPVFRCLQIDSSAWHGLEKIAASSQAKDHIGAFVKLLSEDVSNDDDDSSEMVEKETALAKAAEAMDQNIRSSSVSVEAKMEKHVEFENECREKYSVPEAQSDAEVKETDSHGEDGKRDGVHKSGIVEQEKKPVEEVALLSHERKINVLYELLSACLADKYEENETCTRTRKGYDARHHVALRLLATWFDFQWIKMEAVETMSACSAMASQQSSGNKEEESLSPNSEWAKWKRGGIVGAAALTGGTLMAITGGLAAPAIAAGFGALAPTLGTIIPVIGASGFAAAAEAAGTVAGSVAVAASFGAAGAGLTETKMARRTGDIEEFEFKAIGENHNQGRLAVEILVAGFVLKEEDFVKPWEGLTSNLERYTVQWESKNIIAVSTAIQDWLTSRVAMELMRQGAMHTVLNSLLVAMVWPATLLVAADFIDSKRSIAIDRSDKAGKLLAEALRKGLQGNRPALVGFSLGARVVFKCLQTLAETEKNAEIVERVVLLGAPISIKNENWRDVRKMVAGRFINVYATNDWTLGVAFRASLLSQGLAGIQRVCIPGIEDVDVTDMVEGHSSYLWKTQQILERLELDNSYPVFRNTL, translated from the exons atgttTTCAAATATCTTTAATATCCTTGACAAGTGTAGGCTCCAGTTTTTTATCCACTTAGAAAATGAGACGAACTCAATTTGgatttgtaaagttttttttgtggtttcttCGATTTCGTTTGTTGTTGATCTAGTGGTGGAAGCTACGTCGAATATGACGCCGTCGCAGAGATACGCGGCGAGCGCATTGTTTGCGATCGCGCTTAACCAAGCGCAGATCAGCCAGACTAAGCCACTCGGAATCCCTGCCACCACAGACCACGACGGAGACGACGGAGAGTCTGAGAATCGTCGAGAGTCAATCAGCAGCGACGGTGATATTCCTATCTCCGACGACGCGGATCTATGGGTCCACGAAGTTTCCGGCCTCCTCCGACCCGTTTTCAG ATGTCTTCAGATTGATTCATCAGCTTGGCATGGCCTTGAGAAGATAGCTGCTTCTTCTCAGGCTAAGGACCACATCGGTGCG TTCGTCAAGTTACTCTCAGAGGATGTgagtaatgatgatgatgattctagTGAAATGGTGGAGAAAGAGACCGCTTTAGCTAAAGCTGCTGAAGCTATGGATCAAAACATTCGAAGCAGCTCTGTATCTGTGGAGGCTAAGATGGAGAAACATGTTGAATTCGAAAACGAATGCCGTGAGAAGTATTCTGTTCCCGAGGCGCAGTCTGACGCTGAGGTTAAGGAAACAGATAGTCATGGAGAGGATGGAAAGAGAGATGGAGTCCACAAATCTGGGATTGTTGAACAAGAGAAGAAACCTGTTGAGGAAGTAGCGTTGCTTAGTCATGAGAGGAAGATTAATGTGCTTTACGAGCTTCTTTCTGCTTGCTTGGCTGATAAATATGAGGAGAATGAGACATGTACAAGGACTAGGAAAGGCTATGATGCTCGTCATCATGTTGCTCTGCGGTTACTTGCGACTTGGTTTGACTTTCAGTGGATTAAAATG GAAGCAGTTGAAACAATGTCTGCATGCTCTGCCATGGCATCGCAACAGTCAAGTGGAAATAAGGAAGAAGAGTCTCTGTCACCAAATAGTGAATGGGCTAAATGGAAGCGTGGAGGCATTGTTGGAGCGGCTGCTTTAACAGGGGGGACTTTGATGGCCATCACTGGTG GATTGGCTGCTCCAGCAATTGCTGCAGGGTTCGGTGCATTGGCACCAACACTAGGCACGATCATTCCTGTAATTGGAGCCAGTGGGTTTGCTGCAGCTGCTGAGGCTGCCGGAACTGTTGCTGGTTCTGTTGCTGTCGCAGCATCTTTTGGAG CTGCTGGAGCTGGCCTCACAGAGACTAAGATGGCTAGGAGAACTGGGGACATTGAGGAGTTTGAATTTAAAGCTATTGGAGAAAATCATAATCAAGGA CGATTAGCAGTGGAGATCTTAGTTGCTGGATTtgttttaaaggaagaagacTTTGTAAAACCATGGGAAGGGTTAACTAGCAACTTGGAAAG GTACACAGTGCAATGGGAATCCAAGAATATTATAGCAGTGAGCACTGCAATTCAGGATTGGCTTACTTCAA GAGTTGCTATGGAGTTGATGAGACAAGGTGCAATGCACACCGTACTAAACTCGCTTTTAGTAGCTATGGTATGGCCGGCAACACTCCTTGTAGCTGCTGATTTCATAGATAGTAAACGGAGTATTGCTATTGAcag GTCAGACAAAGCAGGAAAACTTCTGGCTGAAGCGCTTCGAAAAGGGTTGCAAGGAAATag ACCTGCTCTCGTTGGTTTTTCGCTTGGTGCACGTGTCGTCTTTAAGTGCCTCCAGACTCTGGCCGAGACTGAAAAGAATG CTGAAATTGTGGAAAGAGTTGTTCTTCTTGGAGCACCAATTTCAATCAAGAATGAGAACTGGCGGGACGTAAGAAAG ATGGTGGCTGGAAGATTCATTAATGTTTACGCCACAAATGATTGGACCCTCGGAGTTGCCTTCCGTGCAAG TCTGTTGTCCCAAGGATTAGCTGGAATCCAACGGGTCTGTATCCCAGGGATCGAGGAT GTGGATGTAACAGATATGGTAGAAGGTCACTCATCTTACCTATGGAAAACTCAACAAATCCTGGAAAGACTCGAACTCGACAACTCTTACCCCGTCTTTCGAAACACTCTCTAA
- the LOC104768204 gene encoding putative glycine-rich cell wall structural protein 1, producing MEILVRLTSFVVFLLVSGAVVLLLSSSSVHGLRYGPSKRFFNSSDQSSVLGSNKMFESGHNKARKVQEGNVDDGRGGRGGGGRGRGRGNGKGQEGDNGGKEDCNDGVGIGIGIGIGGEPSPGTGGGGGGGGGGGGGGIGGEPSPGTGGGGGGGGGGGGGGVGDGYGYGRGWGGGYGGGGGGGWGWGGDSNEGVWGPGNGGGCWFPGCDKKSTKGQH from the exons ATGGAAATATTGGTGAGATTGACAAGCTTTGTGGTGTTCTTGTTAGTTTCTGGTGCGGTGGTGTTGTTATTGAGCTCAAGCTCTGTTCACGGGTTGAGATATGGACCCTCGAAGAGATTCTTTAACAGTAGTGATCAATCTTCCGTTTTGGGTTCGAACAAAATGTTTGAAAGTGGACATAATAAAGCCCGAAAAGTGCAAGAAGGTAACGTAGATGATGGAAGAGGGGGTCGTGGAGGAGGAGGCAGAGGCCGAGGAAGAGGAAATGGCAAAGGACAAGAAGGTGACAATGGTGGAAAAGAAGATTGCAATGACGGTGTCGGTATTGGTATTGGTATAGGTATAGGAGGTGAACCTAGCCCTGGAACTGGaggtggtggaggtggaggtggcggcggtggtggtggtg GTATAGGAGGTGAACCTAGCCCTGGAACTGGaggtggtggag gtggcggtggaggaggcGGTGGGGGAGGCGTAGGAGATGGATATGGATATGGCCGTGGATGGGGCGGTGGAtatggaggaggaggcggaggaggatgGGGGTGGGGAGGAGATAGCAACGAAGGAGTATGGGGTCCCGGAAACGGCGGTGGTTGTTGGTTTCCCGGTTGTGATAAAAAATCAACGAAAGGTCAACATTAA